AGCCCAGGTTCCACGCCATCGACACATAGCCCGAGCAGTCCGGGCGGTAGCAGCCGAACTGGTTGCGGTGGCAGCCGCTCTGGCTGTACGGCACCCGCTCGGCGATCCATGACCAGGCGCGGTCCATCACCTCGCCCCGCCCGATCGGCCCGTCCGTGTCCGACGCGCTCGCGGCCGGTGCCAGGGTCACCGTGGCGACGAGCGCTGCCAGCGTCAGCGCCATCGCTCTGGTCACCCGCTGAAGGATCAGTGATCTCATGACTGCCCCCTGAGAAGCAGTGGTCAGGACCAGCTCTGGTACGGGGTGTTGTTGCAGGCCCAGGTCCGGAAGCCCAGGCTGCTGTCGTCGATGCAGCGGCCCGTGGCCTGGTTCTGGAAGCGGACGGTGCCGTCACCCCAGACCTTGATCCACCAGCTCTGCTCCGGTTGCGAGCCGCAGGTGGCGACGGTCCGGAAACCGTTGTCGGTGTCCTCGACGCAGCGGCCCGTGTTCATGCTCTTCAACTGGCGGGTTCCGTCGCCCCAGACGTGTATGGACCACTTCTGGGGAGTGGAGCCGTTGCAGCTCCAGGTGCGGAAGCCGTTGTCGGTGTCGTCGATGCAGCGGCCCGTGGCCTGGTTCCTGAAGGACTGGACGGCATCGTCGGCGCGCGCCGGGGCCGCGGCGACGGCCGGTGCGGTGGGCGGTGCGGTGGCCAGGGCGGCCGGCGCCGGGGCGAGGGCGGTGACGGCGAGGACCCCGCCGAACAGGAGCGTTCTCATGCTGCGCAGGTGCACTGTTTCGTTCCCCCTGTACGAGTCGTGTCACGTGTGAGCGCGGTCCGGGGACCGACGGGCCGCAAGGTAGTCGTGGGGCATCGCGATACGGCACCCGGAACCTTCCGGGGTGACGGCGCCCGGCGATCCGCGATAGAGCTCTGTGTGCGGTGGATCCCTGCGATCACCGTCGAGTCGAAGGCGTCGAAGGAGGGGTGTGGCAAGGAGCGGTGTGTCAGTGAACGGGCGTGGGGCGCGGGCACTGGGGGACCGTGGGACGGTCCTTCGTCCGCACGGCGGGCAGCCATGCCGTGGACCGGGTCGAGCCGGACCGGAGACGGACCCGGAACCACTGGGCGGACCAGGTGCCCACCTCGTCGACGATCGGCACCCCCTTGGGGAGTTGGCAGTCGACGGCGAGGACGTCACCGTGCCAGACCCGGGTCGGTACGACGTTGTCGATGGTGTACGGCCGCAAGGGGTCGATCGCCAGGCCGAGACTGCACTCCGGGTTCCGGTCCTTGCGGTCACCGCAGGAGGGTTCGGAGTTGAAGACGCGGACGCGGCCGGCGGCGCCGGACTCCGTGTCGGCCGATGCCGTGGCGGCGTGCCCGCCGGTTCCGTCCGGCGGGGCGGAACCGCCGTCGCGCGCGGCGTACCACCAGCCCGCCGCGAGGGCCCCGCACACCGCGAGGGCCACCAGAGCGGCGCGGGTTCTTCCGCGCCGGCCTGCCGGACGGCGGGCGGCCTCGGAGGGAGACTGGCCGCCCGCCTCGTCGGCGGGCTCCGGTGCCGTGTCCTGCCGGGCGGCGATGCGTGCCAGCAGACTCTCCGCGGTGTGCGCGGCCCGCGCGTCGTGGGTCGGTGCCAGACAGTCGGCGGCCAGCGCCCGCCAGAACGGCGGCACGGCATCGTCCATGCGCAACGGCGCCCGCCCGTCGGCGTACTCCTGTGCCGTGGCCGCGCGCGAGACCGGCGTGGCACCGGGGAACGGCGAGGCGCCCGAGGTGAACATCTCGTGGATCATGATGCCCAGGGCCCAGATGTCGACGCTCGGCCGGACCTGCACGCCGTGCTCGCCGAGCGGGGCCTTCCAGCGCTCGGGCGGGAGGTAGTCGAACGTGCCCATCGGGGGTCCGTACCCGTGCGTGCCGCGGGTGCCGGTCAGTTCGGTGACGAGCCCGAAGTCCGACAGCTTGGCCGAACCGTCGGCCATGATCAGGACGTTGTCCGGTTTGAGGTCGCCGTGCACCCAGCCGCTGCGGTGCAGATGGGCCAGGCCCTCGCAGATCTCGGTGATCAGCCGGGCGCCCTCGGCTTCGTCCCTTTCCGTCTCGAGTTCCTCAGCGAGCAGATCCCGCAAGCTGTGGGCGGCCCGCTCCATGACCAGGACGATCGCGCCGTCCAGGAACGGGTGGCCCGGGTCGCTGAGCACGAGGGAGCCCAGCAGACGGATCAGCCTGGGGTGGCGGGCCCGGAGGCCGAATTCCACCTCGCGGCGGGCGGTTTCGGCGACCCTGCGGGCCTGCCGCGGTGCGAGCCCCTCGGTCGGTAAGAACTTGAGCGCGACATCTTCCTGACCTGCTGTCAGCTTCGCGTCGCCGTCGACGGGCCGCCCCGCGTAGACCGTTCCCCAGCCGCCCGACGCGATGGGCTCGGTGACCTCCCAGTCGCCTACGCGGTAGCCAGGGGGCAGCGGTGGTGTGCGCTCATCCCCCGATGAGCCGGCCGGACCCCGCACCGTTTCCCCCTCCGGTCCGCAGGGTGTACCGCCGTGCGCTGCCGCTGCCCGTGGTTCTTCGTCCGGGTCTGCGTCCTGTCGGTCTCATCCCACCGTCTCCCGCCCCCACGGACCCGCCCCGGTCCGGGCCGGCAACAGCGCGAGGTGTTCCTCCCGTACGAGCCCGAAGCGCAGGGCGAGTCCGACGATCGCCTCCCGCTTGCCGTTGCGGCGCGCTTCCCTGCCGGGTTCGCTCCCGGCCGGGGCGCCGATGCGCATCTTCTCCCCGGCCAGGTAGTCGATGTGCGAGCTGACGGCCCGGGCCGTCAGCCGGCCACAGGCGGCGTGCGGTCGGAGCCGCTCGACGATCTGGGGAGTGGTGGGCACCGCGACCGCCGACTCGTCACGCAGCCGCGGTTCGCAGAGCGCGACCAGCACCAGGAAGTAGGTGGCCGTCTCGTCCAGGGAGTAGGCGGTGACGGTGCGGCTTCCCCAGGGACCGCCCGTCTCGTGCGGGTCCATGTAGACGTGGTCGGGTGCAAACACCTGGAAGGCGACCGTGGTGCCGTGGCGTGCGGGCAGCACGACCCGGGAGAACTCGAAGGGGATGGGTGCTCCGGCCCGTCGCGGCGGCACGCGCAGATACTCCCCGGCCCCCTCGGGGTTCTCCACCACATAGCTCTGGGTCGTGCTGTGGTTGCTGAGCTGCCAATGATCGTCGGTCACCCGGATCTCTCCCGCCAGCCGGGAGACCGCCTCGCCGGCGAGGCGGAGTTCGACCGGGGTCGTCGCCGATCCCCGCCCGAAGCGCGCCACTTCCCCCGGGCCGAGCCGTAACGTCACCGCTTCGCCGCCCGGCCCCCCGCCGGCGACGCCGCTCTCCTGCGGCAGATAGACCACTATCCCGCTCACTGCCCCCTCCTCACACCCCCGGCAGCAACGGCTGCCACGCACGCCGAACGTTACACATGCGCCCCCCGGGCCCGGTCCGGTTGTTGGCCGGCCCGGCGGCGGGCGGATGACCGGTGACAGGTGGCCGGTAACGACCGATGGAGCGGGCGTCGCCAACTGTACGTATGGGGTCCGTCACGCCGCAAAAACTGACATTCCGGAGTTTCCACCGGGTGCCGACGGCCGTCCGCCGTGAAGTCCCGGTTTGCGCGGCCGGACCGGTGTTTCCCGGCGAACCCGCTGGTCAACGCGGCCGAAATGCGATGGCCGCATGTCCGAAACTCCCTCACTGCATGTCTGAAATTCATCGGCCGTGGCTCAAATCCACTCGGTGGGTTCCGTGAGGTCTGTCCCGGTTCGGTCCATGATCGTTTGCTGTGGACAGAGCGGATTGCCTGCCCCTAGGATCCAGCCTGGCCTGACCGGACATGGTCGAGGAATTAGCCGAAGACTTTTTGACATTCGGGGGAATTCATATGCCCAGCCCCACCGTGTGGAATGTCGTGCTCGATTCAGGAGCTGACACCGACATTGTGCTCGCCGCCGATTTTCCGGTGACCGGCCGAAACGAGGGTGGATTCGCCGATCTGGCGCCCGGTCTCCGACTGGACTGCGCCCTGTGGCAGACGGTCGCCCCGGTCCGCAGTCCCGAGACGGACGCCCTGGACGACGCGTACCTCGAGCCCTGGCTCTCGGAGGTCGCGGCGAGCGGACGGACGGTCCGCGCGGTACTGGGTTACTGCGCGGGCTCGGTGTTCGCCGGCGTGCTCGCCGAGAAGATCGCCGCGCGCCAGTCCACCGCTCCCCTCGTGGTCGTCTTCGACCCCGAGCTGGTCGATGTACCCACCGTTCACCTCCAGTTCGGGCGGGTGATCGGCAATATGACCACCGTTCTGACGGCCGAGGAAATCAGTGAGCTGACCGGCGCCGCGGAGCAACTCGTCGCGAAGCCCGGTATCGAGCCGGCCGAATTCGCGGCCGGGCTCTACGCGGCCTTCCGGCCCATCGGCACCGCGGCGCTCCGACGCGCCGGACTGGACGAGGACTACGCCGGCGAACTGGTCCAGCTGGTCGGCTCGTTCATGGCCTACCTCGCCACCGCCGCCGGACTCGACCCGCGTCCCGGCTGGGCGCGGGCCACGGTGATCACCTCCGCCAGCGAGCAGAGCGGACTGAACCGTCTGCGCGCCACGCCCGGCATCGCCCCCATCGAGGTCGCGGACGAGCGGCGCTTCGAGGTCGAGCACCGCGACCTGCTGCGCACCCCCGCCGTCGCCGAGTCGGTGGCCGGTGTCCTGGCCGACCGCCCGGGGGCCCACGCGTGAGTCTCGCTCTTCCCGACGGCCACGTCCGTCCGACCCGCAAGGAGAGCACCCTCTGGCTGCTCGACGAGCTGGTCCCGGACAGCGGCGCGAGCAACCTCTCGCTCGCGGTCCGGGTGCGCGGCCGGCTCGATCGCGCCGCCGTCGCGCAAGCCCTCCAGCTCCTCCCGGCACGCTTCGAGGTGCTGCGGACGGTGTTCCACCGCGACGACACCGGACTGACCAAGTCCGTCGTGCCGTCCCTGGCCGTCGGTCTGGAGGAAGCGGACCACCACGGGGACGAGGCCGGTGAACGAGCCGTCCTGACGGCCTTCGTGGCCAGGCCGTTCGCCACGGACGGCAGCCCGCTCCTGCGGGCGCTGCTGCTGCACGGGCAGGACGGGGACGTCCTGTGCCTGGCGGTCCACCACGCCGTGTCGGACGTCCAGTCGACGGCGATCCTGCGCGCCGAGTTCGTGTCCCTCTACGAGGCGTGTGCCGCCGGCGAGCCGCCCGTGCCCGCCGAGGTGCCCGCCTGGCACGAACCCGAACCGTCGGACGCGAGCCGGGAGTACTGGCGCGAGCAGATGGCCGGGTTCCGCTCCTCGGGGCTGGAACTCCGGTGCGAGCAGCGGGAACAGGCGGTCACCACCCTCCAGGGCGACGAGGTCACCCACGTCCTGTCGCCCGAGGCCCATGCGGTGGTGCGCCGCCTCCAGCGCGAGCTGCGGGCGCCGGAATCGGTCGTCCTCCTCACCGCCTACGCGGTGCTCCTCGCCGCTCACGGCGCCGGCCCCGACCTGACCATCGGCTCCCCGGTGAACACCCGCCCCCGCGAGGCGGTGGACACGGTCGGCTACCACAGCAACCTCGTCACCCTGCGGCTGCTGCTCGAGTCGGACGCGAGCTTCCGGGACCTCACCGCCCTGACCCGGCGGACGTTCATGGAGGCCATGGCGCACAAGGACGTGGCGGCCGACGACGTCCTCGACATGGTCGAGCGCGACGGCTCCGGCTGGCGCAACGGCCTGTTCAAGCACGTGTTCAACTACGTGCCCTTCGTCGACGACCAGCGCACCTTCACCGTCGCCGGCACCGAGGCCGAACTCATCGTGGTGGAGAACGGTTTCAGCCAGTTCGACCTCGAGTTCTTCGTGTCGGCCAACAAGGACACGGCCACCGTGCGCGCGGTGTTCTACACCGGCGTGCTGGACCGGTCGGACGTCGAGCTGATGGTCCAGCGCTACGACGCCCTGCTGGTCGCCCTGGGCGCCTCGGTGGACGCCCCCCTCGCCGCGCTGCCGGTCTGGTCGCCGCGGGACCACGCGGTCATCGAGGCAGCCAACGCCACGGACCGCGTCATCGAAACCCCGTCGGTACTCGCCGGGTTCGCCGACCGCGCCGCCAAGGACCCCACGGCCGTGGCCGTCCGCGACGGCGACCGCACGGCGACGTACGGCACGCTGTGGTCCGCCGCCGTCGACACCGCCGCCCGGCTGACCGCCGCCGGTGTGCGACCCGGCGACGTCGTCGCGCTGCTCCTGCCGCGCGGCGCGGCGCTGGCCGCCTCGGTGTTCGGCACCTGGCTCGCGGGCGCCGCCTATCTGCCGCTCGACCCGAACCACCCCGCGGAGCGGCTGGCGTACCAGCTCGACGACGCCGGTGCCCGCACCGTGATAGCCGGGGCGGGGATCACGGCTCCGGAAGGCCGCGCCACCGTGCCCGCCGC
The window above is part of the Streptomyces syringium genome. Proteins encoded here:
- a CDS encoding RICIN domain-containing protein; protein product: MRTLLFGGVLAVTALAPAPAALATAPPTAPAVAAAPARADDAVQSFRNQATGRCIDDTDNGFRTWSCNGSTPQKWSIHVWGDGTRQLKSMNTGRCVEDTDNGFRTVATCGSQPEQSWWIKVWGDGTVRFQNQATGRCIDDSSLGFRTWACNNTPYQSWS
- a CDS encoding serine/threonine protein kinase, producing the protein MSGIVVYLPQESGVAGGGPGGEAVTLRLGPGEVARFGRGSATTPVELRLAGEAVSRLAGEIRVTDDHWQLSNHSTTQSYVVENPEGAGEYLRVPPRRAGAPIPFEFSRVVLPARHGTTVAFQVFAPDHVYMDPHETGGPWGSRTVTAYSLDETATYFLVLVALCEPRLRDESAVAVPTTPQIVERLRPHAACGRLTARAVSSHIDYLAGEKMRIGAPAGSEPGREARRNGKREAIVGLALRFGLVREEHLALLPARTGAGPWGRETVG
- a CDS encoding non-ribosomal peptide synthetase; translated protein: MSLALPDGHVRPTRKESTLWLLDELVPDSGASNLSLAVRVRGRLDRAAVAQALQLLPARFEVLRTVFHRDDTGLTKSVVPSLAVGLEEADHHGDEAGERAVLTAFVARPFATDGSPLLRALLLHGQDGDVLCLAVHHAVSDVQSTAILRAEFVSLYEACAAGEPPVPAEVPAWHEPEPSDASREYWREQMAGFRSSGLELRCEQREQAVTTLQGDEVTHVLSPEAHAVVRRLQRELRAPESVVLLTAYAVLLAAHGAGPDLTIGSPVNTRPREAVDTVGYHSNLVTLRLLLESDASFRDLTALTRRTFMEAMAHKDVAADDVLDMVERDGSGWRNGLFKHVFNYVPFVDDQRTFTVAGTEAELIVVENGFSQFDLEFFVSANKDTATVRAVFYTGVLDRSDVELMVQRYDALLVALGASVDAPLAALPVWSPRDHAVIEAANATDRVIETPSVLAGFADRAAKDPTAVAVRDGDRTATYGTLWSAAVDTAARLTAAGVRPGDVVALLLPRGAALAASVFGTWLAGAAYLPLDPNHPAERLAYQLDDAGARTVIAGAGITAPEGRATVPAADWENVPDAPVDVAAAAAAEPDALAYVIYTSGSTGKPKGIPIRHRSLVNHIVDYADRFGVAGSTRPTGWLSTYSFDTSSLELMMPLLHGGHTVVIPDEARTDGGLLAAAVAAHDIGLLQATPTTWRLVARDAAETLAGRTILTGGEPLPAELAATLLAAGAELWNVYGPTESTIWATAGRMSADRGGRVDVGSPIANTRIFIADPHGRPLPVGLRGELCVAGTGVASGYHGRPELTAERFGENAEYGRFHRSGDVACWRPDGRIDLFGRVDRQVKLRGNRIELAEVEAVLLAHPDVEAAAVVVVGDPSADGSLAAFVRMPGRPEAAAELWDHARGQLPRSVVPHQFIAVDTFPRTGSDKVDYLALAEQAARHRGPAAGGDAAGAGDDDLTTTVVGLFAELLERQDVDAGTHFFANGGHSLLAVTLAQRIKDITGVRLALTDVFETPTPAALVDRLRRLA
- a CDS encoding serine/threonine-protein kinase, translating into MRGPAGSSGDERTPPLPPGYRVGDWEVTEPIASGGWGTVYAGRPVDGDAKLTAGQEDVALKFLPTEGLAPRQARRVAETARREVEFGLRARHPRLIRLLGSLVLSDPGHPFLDGAIVLVMERAAHSLRDLLAEELETERDEAEGARLITEICEGLAHLHRSGWVHGDLKPDNVLIMADGSAKLSDFGLVTELTGTRGTHGYGPPMGTFDYLPPERWKAPLGEHGVQVRPSVDIWALGIMIHEMFTSGASPFPGATPVSRAATAQEYADGRAPLRMDDAVPPFWRALAADCLAPTHDARAAHTAESLLARIAARQDTAPEPADEAGGQSPSEAARRPAGRRGRTRAALVALAVCGALAAGWWYAARDGGSAPPDGTGGHAATASADTESGAAGRVRVFNSEPSCGDRKDRNPECSLGLAIDPLRPYTIDNVVPTRVWHGDVLAVDCQLPKGVPIVDEVGTWSAQWFRVRLRSGSTRSTAWLPAVRTKDRPTVPQCPRPTPVH